In one Halococcus agarilyticus genomic region, the following are encoded:
- a CDS encoding ABC transporter ATP-binding protein, with amino-acid sequence MSLLEVEDLRTYFYTEGGIVQAVDGVDFHVEAGETLGLVGESGAGKSVTVRSLLDLVEPPGMVVDGTVRFDGRDLLSASESDLREEVRGSQISFVFQDPMSALNPVYSVGDQIAEIVEYHTDRTEAEAHDRAIELLDDVGIPDAAQRVDQYPHEFSGGMRQRVLIAMALSCNPKLIIADEPTTALDVTIQAQILDLFDEIQEEYDTAIVYVTHDIGVVREVCDRVAVMYLGEVVESGHYDELYRNPRHPYTQMLLRSVITPDTDMANLDPIEGTMPSATDPPSGCRFRTRCPVAFEDCSRIEPPRYDVGPGHDAACLLYDERSDRDEPRLHERTSAQGGTVNE; translated from the coding sequence ATGAGCCTGCTCGAAGTCGAGGACCTCCGGACGTACTTCTACACCGAGGGTGGGATCGTCCAAGCCGTCGACGGCGTCGATTTCCACGTCGAGGCGGGCGAAACCCTCGGCCTCGTCGGCGAGAGCGGGGCGGGGAAGAGCGTCACCGTCCGGAGTCTCCTCGATCTCGTCGAACCGCCGGGGATGGTGGTCGACGGCACCGTGCGGTTCGACGGACGCGATCTCCTCTCGGCCTCCGAGAGCGATCTCCGCGAGGAGGTGCGGGGAAGCCAGATCTCCTTCGTCTTCCAAGACCCGATGTCGGCGCTGAATCCCGTTTACTCCGTCGGCGACCAGATCGCCGAGATCGTCGAATACCACACCGATCGGACCGAGGCCGAGGCCCACGACCGCGCGATCGAACTGCTCGACGACGTCGGCATCCCCGACGCCGCCCAGCGCGTCGATCAGTACCCTCACGAGTTCTCCGGCGGGATGCGCCAACGCGTGCTGATCGCGATGGCGCTGTCGTGCAACCCGAAGCTCATCATTGCGGACGAGCCCACCACCGCACTCGACGTTACTATCCAGGCTCAGATCCTCGACCTCTTCGATGAAATTCAGGAGGAGTACGACACCGCGATCGTCTACGTGACCCACGACATCGGCGTGGTGCGCGAGGTCTGTGACCGGGTCGCCGTGATGTACCTCGGCGAAGTCGTCGAGAGCGGACACTACGACGAACTGTATCGCAACCCTCGTCATCCGTACACCCAGATGTTGCTCCGGTCGGTCATCACGCCCGACACTGACATGGCGAACCTCGACCCGATCGAAGGGACAATGCCGAGCGCGACAGACCCGCCCTCTGGCTGTCGGTTCAGAACGCGGTGTCCCGTGGCATTTGAAGACTGCAGCAGGATCGAGCCACCGCGCTACGACGTCGGCCCCGGCCACGACGCGGCGTGTCTGCTGTACGACGAGCGGTCGGACCGCGACGAGCCGCGACTCCACGAACGAACGTCGGCCCAAGGGGGTACGGTGAATGAGTGA
- a CDS encoding ABC transporter ATP-binding protein, translating to MSDTVGPSRDAAGPPIRPDAEDPLLEVRGLEKHYPVSSGLLSSVRIDRSGGFPITVDESSVRAVDGVSFDLQQGETLGIVGESGCGKSTLAHALLGLDPPTGGEVRFRDDDLTEFDANEWRAFRRDAQLVFQDPQSSLNPRRKIGSIVADPLEAAGWDEGDRRERVLTLLEDVGLERDFYNRYPHEFSGGQRQRINLARALSINPDLVVADEPVSGLDMSVQAQILNLMDELQTEYGLTYLFITHNLSVIQHIADRVAVMYVGDFVETGPTDRIFTEPHHPYTRALLDSVPHPDPDARTVDARLRGDVPSPSDPPSGCKFHTRCPSIIPPDGFSTEAYREFVSFREAVADETIDPQRDVTDRFDEPVPSEARSAVRTALERARDDDWDAAMEPLKEFRSVCETTVPPPDPVDDPDHRSACHLPADDRADYSW from the coding sequence ATGAGTGATACCGTCGGTCCCTCACGGGACGCCGCCGGACCACCGATCCGTCCGGACGCCGAGGACCCGCTACTCGAAGTCCGGGGGCTGGAGAAACACTACCCGGTGAGTTCGGGACTACTCTCGTCGGTGCGAATCGATCGCTCAGGCGGATTTCCGATTACGGTCGACGAGAGCAGCGTTCGTGCGGTCGACGGGGTGAGCTTCGACCTTCAGCAGGGCGAGACGCTCGGCATCGTCGGCGAGTCGGGCTGTGGGAAGTCGACCCTCGCGCACGCCCTGCTGGGGCTCGATCCGCCCACGGGCGGCGAGGTCCGCTTTCGCGACGACGACCTCACCGAGTTTGACGCGAACGAGTGGCGAGCCTTCCGGCGCGACGCTCAGCTCGTCTTTCAGGATCCGCAGTCGAGCCTGAACCCCCGCCGGAAGATCGGGAGTATCGTCGCGGACCCGCTCGAAGCTGCGGGGTGGGACGAAGGCGACCGCCGCGAGCGCGTGCTGACGCTGCTGGAGGACGTCGGTCTCGAACGCGACTTTTACAACCGCTATCCCCACGAGTTCTCTGGGGGTCAGCGCCAGCGGATCAACCTTGCGCGCGCGCTCTCGATCAATCCCGACCTCGTGGTCGCGGACGAGCCGGTCAGCGGACTCGACATGAGCGTCCAGGCGCAGATCCTGAATCTGATGGACGAGCTTCAGACCGAGTACGGGCTCACCTATCTCTTCATCACCCACAACCTGAGCGTCATCCAGCACATCGCGGATCGGGTGGCGGTGATGTACGTCGGCGACTTCGTGGAGACGGGTCCCACCGACCGGATCTTCACCGAACCCCACCATCCCTACACCAGGGCACTGCTCGACTCGGTTCCCCATCCTGACCCCGACGCCCGGACCGTCGACGCACGGCTCCGCGGCGACGTGCCGAGCCCCTCTGACCCGCCCTCGGGCTGTAAGTTCCACACTCGCTGTCCGTCGATCATCCCTCCCGACGGGTTCTCGACCGAGGCCTACCGGGAGTTCGTGAGCTTTCGCGAGGCCGTCGCCGACGAGACGATCGACCCACAACGAGACGTGACCGACCGCTTCGACGAGCCGGTCCCCTCCGAAGCCAGGAGCGCGGTCCGGACGGCGCTCGAACGCGCGCGCGACGACGACTGGGACGCCGCGATGGAGCCGCTCAAGGAGTTCAGGTCGGTCTGTGAGACGACGGTGCCGCCGCCCGATCCAGTTGACGACCCGGACCACCGTTCTGCGTGTCACCTCCCGGCCGACGACCGCGCCGACTACTCGTGGTGA